In Paenibacillus sp. FSL M7-0420, a single genomic region encodes these proteins:
- the metH gene encoding methionine synthase, producing MGTMIQQVPLTGEDFGGDDLDGCNEMLVLTRPEVIQDIHEKYLEAGADLIETNTFGATSVVLAEYDIQDRAREINLAAARLARNAADKYDTPQRPRYVVGAMGPTTKTLSVTGGVTFKELIDSYEEQAIALIDGKVDALLLETSQDTLNVKAGSIGIRNAFEKSGITLPVMISGTIEPMGTTLAGQNIEAFYISLEHLKPVSIGLNCATGPEFMRDHIRSLSAISSAAVSCYPNAGLPDENGNYHESPDSLARKLGGFAEKGWLNIAGGCCGTTPDHIRAMAEVMAAYPPRKLDGQHPPALSGIEPVYVESENRPYMVGERTNVLGSRKFKRLIVEGKYEEASEIARAQVKSGAQVIDVCVQDPDRDETEDIMRFLELVVKKVKVPLMIDTTDPKVIDLALQYCQGKAIINSINLEDGEEKFEHVTPLIHKYGAAIVVGTIDETGQAILAKDKLEVARRSYDLLVNKYGLAPEDLIFDTLVFPVGTGDEQYIGSAKETIDGIRLIKEAMPAVHTILGISNVSFGLPEAGREVLNSVFLYECTKAGLDYAIVNTEKVERYASIPEEERKLAEELIYNTNDDTLSAFVAAFRGKKVEKKEKISNLSLEERLASYVVEGTKEGLIPDLDEALKTSPPLEIINGPLMAGMSEVGRLFNNNELIVAEVLQSAEVMKASVSHLEQFMQKDETSVKGRIMLATVKGDVHDIGKNLVEIILSNNGYEIVNLGIKVPPENIIEAFRKEKADAIGLSGLLVKSAQQMVLTAQDLRSAGIDVPIMVGGAALTRKFTKTRIRPEYDGLVLYAKDAMDGLDIANRLMNPLERVKIEEEVREEAEAAVAVAPQAPLPELTRAVRSKISADAPVFIPPDLERHVLRNYPLGHVIPYVNMQMLLGHHLGLRGSVEAQLAAREPRTVELKETVDDILHQAMLEGTIVPHAMYQFFPAQSRGNDILIYDPQDQAKVLHTFTFPRQNVEPYLCLADFLKPVEGGVMDYVGFLVVTAGHGVRELSTELKDKGDYLRSHALQAVALEVAEGLAERVHHMMRDTWGFPDPADMTMKQRHGARYQGIRVSFGYPACPDLEDQGPLFKLMKPEDIGVQLTEGFMMEPEASVSAMVFAHPEAQYFNVEKL from the coding sequence ATGGGTACCATGATTCAACAGGTGCCGCTCACCGGTGAGGATTTCGGCGGGGATGACCTGGATGGCTGTAATGAAATGCTGGTCCTGACCCGGCCGGAGGTTATTCAGGACATTCATGAGAAATACCTGGAGGCCGGTGCAGATCTGATTGAGACGAATACCTTCGGTGCCACTTCAGTGGTGCTTGCCGAATATGATATTCAGGACCGTGCCCGGGAGATTAACCTTGCGGCCGCCAGACTTGCACGTAATGCCGCTGATAAATATGATACACCGCAGCGCCCGCGTTATGTTGTAGGAGCTATGGGACCGACCACCAAGACGCTTTCCGTTACCGGGGGAGTCACCTTCAAGGAGCTTATAGACAGCTATGAAGAACAGGCTATTGCCCTGATCGACGGCAAGGTGGACGCCCTGCTCCTGGAGACATCCCAGGATACCCTGAACGTGAAGGCTGGAAGCATTGGCATCCGTAACGCCTTTGAGAAGAGCGGAATTACGCTGCCGGTGATGATTTCAGGAACGATTGAACCTATGGGAACTACACTTGCCGGTCAGAATATAGAAGCCTTCTATATTTCGCTGGAGCATCTGAAGCCGGTGTCCATCGGACTGAACTGTGCTACCGGACCGGAGTTCATGCGGGATCATATCCGTTCGCTGTCCGCGATCTCTTCAGCGGCCGTCAGCTGCTACCCGAACGCAGGTCTGCCGGATGAGAACGGGAATTATCATGAATCCCCGGATTCTCTGGCCCGTAAGCTGGGCGGCTTCGCTGAGAAGGGCTGGCTGAACATTGCCGGCGGCTGCTGCGGAACGACTCCTGATCATATCCGGGCGATGGCTGAAGTGATGGCGGCTTACCCGCCGCGTAAGCTTGACGGCCAGCATCCTCCGGCCTTGTCGGGGATAGAGCCGGTGTACGTGGAGAGTGAGAACCGTCCGTATATGGTCGGTGAACGGACCAATGTCCTCGGTTCCCGGAAGTTCAAGCGTCTAATCGTCGAGGGAAAATATGAGGAAGCTTCGGAGATAGCCCGTGCCCAGGTGAAGAGCGGCGCACAGGTTATTGATGTCTGCGTGCAGGACCCGGACCGGGATGAGACGGAAGACATCATGCGGTTCCTGGAGCTGGTGGTGAAGAAGGTCAAGGTGCCGTTAATGATCGATACGACGGACCCCAAGGTCATTGATCTGGCCTTGCAGTATTGTCAGGGTAAAGCGATCATTAACTCCATTAACCTTGAAGATGGTGAAGAGAAATTCGAGCATGTCACACCTCTGATTCATAAATACGGAGCAGCGATTGTAGTAGGAACCATCGATGAGACCGGTCAGGCCATCCTGGCTAAGGACAAACTTGAGGTTGCCAGACGTTCCTACGATCTGCTTGTCAACAAATACGGTCTGGCTCCCGAGGATCTGATCTTCGATACCCTTGTGTTCCCTGTTGGAACCGGGGATGAGCAGTATATCGGCTCCGCGAAGGAGACGATTGACGGTATCCGCCTGATCAAGGAGGCTATGCCTGCTGTTCACACGATTCTCGGTATCAGTAATGTCTCTTTCGGTCTGCCGGAAGCCGGCCGCGAGGTGCTGAACTCAGTATTCCTGTATGAGTGCACCAAGGCTGGTCTGGATTATGCCATTGTGAACACCGAGAAGGTGGAGCGGTACGCATCGATCCCTGAAGAGGAGCGCAAGCTCGCAGAAGAGCTGATCTATAATACGAATGACGACACCTTGTCAGCGTTCGTGGCGGCTTTTCGCGGCAAAAAGGTCGAGAAGAAGGAGAAGATCTCCAATCTCTCCCTGGAGGAGCGCCTAGCTTCCTATGTGGTAGAAGGCACTAAGGAGGGACTGATCCCGGATCTGGATGAAGCGCTGAAGACCTCGCCTCCGCTGGAGATCATTAATGGACCGCTGATGGCGGGGATGTCTGAGGTCGGACGGCTGTTCAATAACAATGAATTAATCGTGGCAGAGGTGCTCCAGAGTGCGGAGGTCATGAAGGCCTCTGTAAGCCATCTGGAGCAGTTCATGCAGAAGGATGAGACCTCGGTTAAGGGGAGAATCATGCTTGCGACCGTCAAGGGTGATGTGCATGATATCGGTAAAAACCTGGTCGAGATTATTCTCTCCAACAACGGTTATGAGATCGTCAATCTGGGCATCAAGGTTCCGCCGGAGAATATTATTGAAGCCTTCCGCAAGGAAAAGGCTGACGCCATCGGCTTGTCGGGATTGCTGGTGAAGTCGGCGCAGCAAATGGTGCTGACTGCGCAGGATCTGCGGTCCGCCGGGATTGATGTGCCGATTATGGTGGGCGGTGCGGCACTGACCCGCAAATTCACCAAGACCCGAATCCGTCCGGAGTATGACGGGCTCGTCTTATATGCCAAGGATGCCATGGACGGTCTGGATATCGCCAACCGGCTGATGAACCCGCTGGAGCGGGTGAAGATTGAGGAGGAAGTCCGCGAGGAGGCGGAGGCTGCCGTAGCTGTCGCTCCGCAAGCGCCGCTTCCCGAACTTACGCGCGCAGTCCGCTCCAAAATCTCGGCAGATGCCCCGGTGTTCATCCCGCCTGATCTGGAGCGTCATGTCCTGCGGAATTATCCGCTGGGACATGTGATTCCTTATGTGAATATGCAGATGCTGCTCGGCCATCATCTCGGTCTGCGCGGCTCTGTAGAGGCGCAATTGGCAGCGCGGGAACCGCGTACGGTAGAATTGAAAGAGACCGTTGACGATATTCTGCATCAGGCGATGCTGGAAGGCACGATTGTGCCGCATGCGATGTATCAGTTCTTCCCGGCCCAGTCACGCGGGAATGATATTCTGATCTATGATCCGCAGGATCAGGCCAAGGTGCTGCATACCTTCACCTTCCCGCGCCAGAATGTGGAGCCGTATCTCTGCCTTGCTGACTTCCTGAAGCCAGTGGAGGGCGGAGTCATGGACTATGTGGGCTTCCTGGTGGTTACTGCGGGACATGGTGTCCGTGAATTATCGACTGAACTTAAGGATAAGGGTGATTATCTCCGTTCCCATGCTCTGCAGGCAGTCGCTCTTGAGGTCGCGGAAGGTCTGGCTGAACGTGTCCATCATATGATGCGCGATACCTGGGGATTCCCGGACCCGGCAGATATGACTATGAAGCAAAGACATGGCGCGCGTTACCAGGGCATCCGTGTATCCTTCGGCTACCCGGCCTGCCCGGATCTGGAGGATCAGGGGCCGTTATTCAAGCTCATGAAGCCTGAGGATATCGGCGTGCAGCTTACCGAGGGCTTCATGATGGAGCCGGAGGCTTCGGTCTCGGCGATGGTCTTTGCCCACCCTGAAGCGCAGTACTTCAATGTGGAGAAGCTCTGA
- a CDS encoding FixH family protein, with translation MMKPRIRRGLICIIMGMTLAGCSGNKEDEMQMHAAANSSMSPIKVELSWTPEEVTAGTAVSFKAVVTQDGEPVDDAREVMFEVNEAADKTRKVEIKGESAGEGAYTGDHTFEEAGEFSVTSHVTARTQHSMPSKQLVVAP, from the coding sequence ATGATGAAGCCAAGGATACGCAGGGGACTTATATGCATTATAATGGGGATGACGCTAGCCGGATGCTCGGGGAATAAGGAAGATGAGATGCAGATGCATGCTGCGGCCAATTCCTCCATGTCACCGATTAAGGTGGAGCTGAGCTGGACCCCGGAGGAAGTAACCGCAGGTACGGCAGTTAGCTTCAAGGCTGTGGTGACACAGGACGGTGAACCGGTTGATGATGCGAGAGAAGTAATGTTTGAAGTCAACGAGGCAGCGGATAAGACCCGGAAGGTTGAAATCAAGGGTGAAAGTGCCGGAGAAGGCGCATATACTGGGGATCATACCTTTGAAGAGGCAGGCGAATTCAGTGTCACTTCACATGTGACTGCCCGGACGCAGCATTCCATGCCAAGCAAGCAACTGGTGGTAGCGCCTTAA
- a CDS encoding HAD family hydrolase, whose product MPITAVLFDLDDTLLWDDRSVEEAFRYACEHAGDSVDPGELEAAVRREARTLYESYETYPFTKLIGINPYEALWANFTAGEQPEFRQLEQLAPVYRKESWRRGLASLGVEDEALAAQLADKFAAERRSRPYIYEETLQVLNELRGKVKLLLLTNGCPALQQEKLDGVPELTPYFDHIVISGSFGKGKPDKGIFEHALGLLDITPEQGIMVGDKLTTDILGGLSAGLTTVWINRNAKAADPEITPDYQISHLSELLPLVDSL is encoded by the coding sequence ATGCCGATTACCGCCGTACTATTTGACCTTGACGATACTCTGCTGTGGGATGACCGCAGTGTGGAAGAAGCCTTCCGCTATGCTTGTGAGCATGCTGGAGATTCCGTTGATCCCGGGGAGCTTGAAGCTGCTGTTCGCAGGGAAGCTCGTACACTGTACGAATCCTATGAGACGTATCCGTTCACGAAGCTGATCGGTATTAACCCGTATGAAGCGCTGTGGGCGAACTTTACTGCCGGTGAGCAGCCGGAGTTCCGTCAACTGGAACAGCTTGCCCCTGTCTACCGTAAGGAATCCTGGCGCCGCGGCCTGGCCTCACTCGGGGTAGAGGATGAAGCGCTGGCTGCACAGCTGGCTGACAAGTTCGCCGCAGAGCGCCGTAGCCGTCCCTATATCTATGAGGAGACACTTCAGGTGCTGAACGAACTGCGCGGTAAGGTGAAGCTGCTGCTGCTGACGAACGGCTGCCCGGCACTTCAACAGGAGAAGCTGGATGGTGTGCCGGAGCTTACTCCGTATTTTGACCACATTGTAATTTCAGGAAGCTTCGGCAAAGGCAAGCCGGACAAGGGAATCTTCGAGCATGCGCTCGGACTGCTGGATATTACTCCAGAGCAAGGGATAATGGTGGGCGATAAGCTTACGACAGATATTCTTGGCGGCTTGTCTGCCGGATTGACCACGGTCTGGATCAACCGCAACGCAAAAGCTGCGGACCCGGAGATTACGCCGGATTACCAGATCAGTCATCTCTCCGAGCTACTGCCGCTTGTAGACTCCCTATAA
- a CDS encoding DUF896 domain-containing protein, which yields MNIDELVARINELARKAKNGGLNEEELAERAKLREIYLGNIRTNFRAQLDTIEIVDNPEHEEGNNGLKH from the coding sequence TTGAATATTGACGAATTGGTCGCACGCATCAATGAATTGGCACGCAAAGCTAAGAACGGCGGCCTGAATGAAGAGGAACTGGCTGAACGAGCCAAGCTCCGCGAGATTTACCTGGGGAATATCCGCACTAACTTTCGGGCCCAGCTTGATACTATCGAAATTGTGGACAATCCGGAGCATGAAGAGGGCAATAACGGACTTAAGCATTAG
- a CDS encoding LysM peptidoglycan-binding domain-containing protein — protein sequence MLKYSTYNSIYNNEDIKVSAPGNPTAHSNVTKIKDAILHSVAALSSLFRQVSLMKLVLVLMLVISGFTVVGNVFAGSVSSMKPDKRIVVERGDTLWSIALSNKPEDMKTAVYIEGIMKSNHLENSVIKAGDILTLPVY from the coding sequence ATGTTAAAGTATAGTACATACAACAGCATCTACAATAATGAGGATATCAAGGTGTCCGCTCCCGGTAATCCAACTGCTCATAGTAATGTAACCAAGATCAAGGACGCGATTCTTCATAGTGTCGCTGCGCTATCATCGCTATTCCGTCAGGTCAGCCTGATGAAGCTGGTTCTGGTGCTGATGCTTGTTATTTCGGGATTCACTGTGGTGGGGAATGTTTTTGCCGGTTCGGTTTCGTCGATGAAGCCGGATAAGCGGATTGTAGTCGAACGCGGGGATACCTTATGGAGTATTGCGTTAAGCAACAAGCCTGAGGACATGAAGACAGCCGTATATATAGAAGGAATAATGAAGAGTAATCATTTGGAGAACAGCGTCATTAAGGCCGGAGATATTCTCACTTTACCTGTATATTGA
- the lexA gene encoding transcriptional repressor LexA has protein sequence MSKISSRQLAILEFIRNEVRSKGYPPSVREIGEAVGLASSSTVHGHLDRLEKKGLIRRDPTKPRAIELLGQEDSENVHQFVQTVTRIPVVGKVTAGVPITATENIEDYFPLPAHYVGDNKVFMLSVLGDSMVDAGIMNGDYVIVRQQQTADNGDIVVAMTEEDEATVKTFYKERDHIRLQPENPAYEPLRLNRVTILGRVIGLFRDIH, from the coding sequence ATGTCAAAGATTTCTAGTCGTCAGCTGGCGATCCTGGAATTTATACGTAATGAAGTCCGCAGCAAGGGTTATCCTCCGTCCGTCCGCGAGATTGGCGAGGCTGTCGGACTGGCCTCCAGCTCCACCGTGCATGGTCACTTGGACCGGCTTGAGAAGAAGGGCCTGATCCGGCGTGACCCAACAAAACCGCGTGCCATTGAATTACTCGGCCAGGAAGATTCAGAGAATGTGCATCAATTCGTCCAGACCGTTACCCGCATCCCGGTAGTGGGTAAGGTTACAGCTGGTGTTCCTATTACAGCAACAGAGAATATTGAGGATTACTTCCCGTTGCCTGCTCATTATGTAGGTGATAACAAGGTATTTATGCTATCTGTCCTTGGTGACAGTATGGTGGATGCCGGAATTATGAACGGGGATTATGTCATCGTGCGCCAGCAGCAGACTGCCGACAACGGCGATATTGTTGTAGCGATGACCGAAGAAGATGAAGCAACTGTCAAGACCTTCTACAAAGAACGGGATCATATCAGGCTGCAGCCGGAGAATCCGGCGTACGAGCCTCTCCGCCTCAACCGCGTTACAATTTTGGGCCGGGTCATCGGATTATTCCGCGATATCCACTAA
- a CDS encoding L,D-transpeptidase — MPNYRIIVDLSQRMLYLLDNDVVTRGFPVGIGKMLTVSPVGEYTIINKQPNPGGPFGAFWMGLSKPHYGIHGTNDPSSIGHMVSHGCIRMYNADVLALAALVPIGTRVTIRE, encoded by the coding sequence ATGCCCAATTACCGAATTATCGTCGATCTGTCACAGCGCATGCTGTACCTGCTGGATAATGACGTTGTCACCAGAGGCTTCCCTGTCGGCATCGGCAAAATGTTAACCGTCTCGCCTGTAGGCGAATACACCATCATTAACAAACAGCCCAATCCGGGCGGTCCGTTCGGTGCCTTCTGGATGGGACTGTCCAAGCCGCATTACGGCATCCACGGAACCAATGACCCATCCTCCATCGGCCACATGGTCTCACACGGCTGTATTCGAATGTATAACGCAGATGTTCTGGCTCTAGCCGCCCTCGTTCCCATAGGTACCCGTGTCACCATCCGGGAATAG
- a CDS encoding GNAT family N-acetyltransferase, giving the protein MRNIDYTNYYWQDDEIRLRSIEAEDWESIYLTAFDTPARRFLECTIELPPTISDAKKFVEENVEFSSTNGRIMFTIENMNGETVGGINLNSIDERNGTFSIGIVIDHPYRGKGYGTRAVHMLLKYAFFERRLNKFNDYVLDANKASAAMLRKVGCVQEGVRRQIFYINGKYHDSMLFGLTKNEYRDLHHKDHQNI; this is encoded by the coding sequence ATGCGAAATATAGATTATACAAACTATTATTGGCAAGATGATGAAATTAGATTGCGTTCAATAGAGGCTGAGGATTGGGAAAGTATATATTTAACTGCATTTGATACCCCTGCCCGTCGTTTTCTGGAATGTACTATTGAATTGCCGCCTACAATCTCGGATGCGAAGAAATTCGTTGAAGAGAACGTTGAATTTTCATCCACTAATGGCCGAATCATGTTTACTATTGAAAATATGAATGGTGAAACGGTAGGTGGTATTAATCTAAACAGCATTGACGAGAGGAATGGTACTTTCAGCATAGGTATTGTAATTGATCATCCCTATCGAGGTAAGGGTTACGGTACCAGGGCAGTGCACATGCTCTTAAAATATGCATTTTTCGAGCGTAGACTTAATAAATTTAATGATTATGTTCTGGACGCAAATAAGGCATCGGCTGCTATGCTTAGAAAAGTAGGATGCGTTCAAGAAGGAGTCCGACGTCAAATCTTCTATATCAATGGTAAATATCATGATTCTATGTTGTTTGGTTTAACAAAGAATGAATATAGGGATCTTCATCATAAGGATCACCAAAATATATAA
- a CDS encoding IS110 family transposase has translation MDAVRMCCAGLDVHQETVVACVLKGPIEQKPQCHLKTFGTTTRELLGLQDWLNEHGCREVVMESTGVFWKPVWNILEGSCDLVLANAQRVKNMPGRKSDMQDARWLAQLHRCGLIEGSMVPEQDIRDLRDLTRYRSKMVQAVTAEKNRIHKILQDANIKLTTFMSDLYGVSGRGLLQKIMDGEVVDEMAVKSLVKTRLKKKVPQLLDALNGKLRRHHREMIRDHWDHLVYLEKRITELEARIEAKAEPYLEVIEQIDSIPGIERTSAVTIFAEVGPHVAEMFPSDAQFASWAGVCPGNNESAGKRRKSKTMQGNKHLKGALCQAAWANSRSSNRIGQFFRRIRKRRGDKKANVATAHLLIRILHALMREKRSYQEIDVSLGDETSKKNRLDRYVQYIQQLGYSVQLNPTP, from the coding sequence ATGGATGCTGTACGTATGTGTTGCGCCGGTCTAGACGTGCACCAGGAAACCGTTGTGGCCTGCGTGTTGAAAGGACCGATCGAACAGAAACCACAATGTCACCTGAAAACCTTTGGGACGACAACCCGAGAATTGCTAGGCCTGCAAGATTGGCTGAATGAACACGGCTGTCGGGAAGTGGTGATGGAGAGTACCGGCGTGTTTTGGAAACCGGTATGGAATATCTTAGAGGGCAGTTGTGATCTGGTCTTGGCCAACGCCCAGCGGGTAAAGAATATGCCGGGTCGAAAAAGTGACATGCAAGATGCGCGCTGGTTAGCGCAATTGCACCGTTGCGGGCTCATTGAAGGCAGTATGGTGCCAGAACAGGACATCCGGGATTTGCGAGACTTGACCCGTTACCGGAGTAAGATGGTGCAGGCGGTGACGGCGGAGAAAAACCGTATTCACAAAATCCTGCAGGATGCTAACATCAAGCTGACCACCTTTATGTCCGATCTATATGGGGTTTCGGGCCGGGGCCTGCTCCAGAAGATCATGGACGGCGAGGTCGTAGACGAAATGGCCGTTAAAAGCCTGGTCAAAACCCGTTTAAAAAAGAAAGTTCCGCAGTTGCTAGACGCGCTCAATGGCAAGTTGCGCCGTCATCATCGGGAGATGATTCGAGACCATTGGGACCACTTGGTCTATTTGGAGAAAAGGATCACGGAGCTGGAAGCGCGAATCGAGGCGAAGGCAGAACCGTACCTGGAGGTGATTGAACAAATTGACTCCATTCCAGGAATTGAGCGGACGTCTGCCGTGACCATCTTTGCCGAAGTGGGGCCGCATGTCGCGGAAATGTTCCCGAGTGATGCGCAGTTTGCTTCATGGGCGGGGGTGTGTCCAGGGAACAACGAAAGCGCGGGAAAGCGAAGAAAGTCAAAAACGATGCAAGGGAACAAGCATCTGAAAGGGGCCTTGTGTCAGGCGGCTTGGGCGAACTCTCGGTCCTCGAACCGGATCGGCCAATTCTTTCGACGAATACGTAAGAGACGAGGCGATAAAAAAGCAAACGTCGCCACCGCGCATTTGCTGATTCGAATCCTCCATGCCCTGATGCGGGAGAAGAGGTCCTACCAAGAAATAGACGTCTCACTAGGCGATGAGACGTCCAAGAAAAACCGGTTGGATCGGTACGTGCAATATATCCAGCAGTTAGGATATAGCGTGCAACTAAATCCTACCCCATAG
- the glnA gene encoding type I glutamate--ammonia ligase: MSFTKEDILRISKDENVRFIRLQFTDLLGTIKNVEIPVSQLEKALDNKMMFDGSSIEGYVRIEESDMYLYPDLSTWVIFPWVTDSRVARLICDVYMPDGTPFAGDPRGILKRCLQEAEEMGFTAMNVGPEPEFFLFRTDEKGNPTTELNDQGGYFDLAPMDLGENCRREIVLTLEEMGFEIEASHHEVASGQHEIDFKYADAIKAADQIQTFKLVVKTVARHHGLHATFMPKPLFGMNGSGMHAHQSLFKGKENMFYDESDKLGLSKTARYYMAGILKHARAFAAITNPTVNSYKRLVPGYEAPCYVAWSASNRSPMIRIPASRGLSTRVEVRNPDPAANPYLALAVMLKAGLDGIKRQLDLPAPIDRNIYVMSEEERIEEGIPSLPADLKEALNEMIRSHVITEALGEHALAHFYELKEIEWDIYRTQVHEWERDQYMTLY; encoded by the coding sequence GTGAGCTTTACTAAAGAGGATATTCTGCGCATTTCCAAGGACGAGAACGTCCGGTTTATTCGCCTGCAATTCACCGATTTGCTGGGAACGATCAAGAATGTAGAGATTCCGGTAAGCCAGCTTGAAAAAGCACTCGACAATAAAATGATGTTCGATGGCTCGTCCATCGAAGGTTATGTGCGGATTGAAGAATCCGATATGTATCTGTATCCGGACCTGAGCACCTGGGTTATCTTCCCTTGGGTGACTGACAGCCGTGTGGCACGTCTGATTTGTGATGTGTACATGCCGGATGGCACACCGTTTGCCGGAGACCCGCGTGGTATCCTCAAGCGTTGTCTGCAGGAAGCGGAAGAAATGGGCTTTACAGCTATGAATGTTGGACCGGAGCCGGAATTCTTCCTGTTCAGAACAGACGAGAAGGGCAATCCGACTACAGAGCTGAATGACCAGGGTGGATATTTCGATCTGGCGCCAATGGATCTTGGGGAGAACTGCCGCCGCGAAATCGTATTGACACTGGAAGAGATGGGCTTTGAAATTGAAGCCTCCCACCACGAAGTGGCTTCCGGCCAGCATGAAATTGACTTCAAATATGCCGATGCCATCAAGGCAGCGGATCAGATTCAGACCTTCAAGCTTGTCGTGAAGACGGTAGCGCGCCATCACGGCCTGCATGCAACCTTTATGCCTAAGCCGCTGTTCGGTATGAACGGATCTGGTATGCACGCTCACCAATCCCTGTTCAAAGGCAAAGAGAATATGTTCTACGATGAGAGCGATAAGCTGGGCCTTAGCAAGACTGCCCGTTATTACATGGCCGGGATTCTGAAGCACGCACGTGCTTTTGCAGCGATCACTAACCCGACTGTCAACTCTTACAAGCGTCTGGTGCCTGGTTATGAAGCACCTTGCTATGTAGCCTGGTCTGCAAGTAACCGTAGCCCGATGATCCGTATTCCGGCTTCGAGAGGACTCAGCACACGCGTTGAGGTTCGTAACCCGGACCCGGCGGCTAACCCTTACCTTGCACTGGCTGTTATGCTGAAGGCAGGTCTGGATGGAATCAAGCGTCAGCTCGATCTTCCGGCTCCTATCGACCGTAACATCTATGTGATGTCCGAAGAAGAGCGGATCGAAGAAGGCATCCCAAGTCTGCCAGCCGATCTGAAGGAAGCCCTGAACGAAATGATCCGCAGCCACGTGATCACAGAAGCCCTCGGCGAACACGCCCTGGCCCACTTCTACGAGCTGAAGGAAATCGAATGGGATATCTACCGGACCCAGGTCCACGAGTGGGAAAGAGATCAGTACATGACATTGTACTAG
- a CDS encoding MerR family transcriptional regulator, producing the protein MGDEIRRNMALFPIGIVMKLTDLSARQIRYYEQHSLIVPARTSGNQRLFSFNDVERLLEIKALIEKGVNIAGIKQVMNPVSKESEEATVITPDTEVRRRELSDSQLHRLLKQELVSGKRPGQVSLIQGELSRFFNK; encoded by the coding sequence ATGGGTGATGAAATCCGCAGAAATATGGCATTATTTCCGATTGGAATCGTAATGAAGTTAACAGATCTATCCGCCAGACAAATTCGTTATTATGAGCAGCACAGCCTGATCGTACCTGCGCGTACCTCCGGCAACCAGCGTTTGTTCTCTTTTAATGATGTGGAACGTCTGCTTGAGATCAAGGCGTTGATTGAGAAGGGTGTTAATATTGCCGGCATTAAGCAGGTGATGAATCCTGTCTCGAAGGAATCTGAAGAAGCTACGGTTATTACCCCTGACACAGAGGTGAGACGTAGAGAGTTGTCTGATTCGCAGCTTCACCGTCTGCTGAAGCAGGAGCTGGTTTCCGGTAAAAGACCGGGACAAGTGTCTCTAATCCAAGGTGAGCTATCCCGGTTTTTTAATAAATAA
- a CDS encoding AAA family ATPase produces the protein MYEAEAIEGLLQKRSADKAPLVVMMCGVAGSGKTTFALKLEHEGFVRLSIDEDIWSTYGRYGIDYPEEEYESLKEQSERKLRKELVQLVQAKRHVVVDFSFWQRQRRDDYKQLIGEYGGKWAVIFLKVQPEELRRRLLLRSERMDANAAFTITDEILTRFLNGFETPAGEGEWVVEA, from the coding sequence ATGTACGAAGCAGAAGCAATCGAGGGATTGTTGCAGAAAAGGAGTGCGGACAAGGCTCCACTAGTCGTCATGATGTGCGGAGTAGCGGGTTCGGGCAAAACGACTTTTGCGCTTAAGCTGGAGCATGAGGGGTTCGTCCGGCTGTCCATCGATGAGGATATCTGGAGTACATATGGCCGCTACGGGATAGATTATCCTGAGGAGGAGTATGAATCCTTGAAGGAACAGTCGGAACGCAAGCTGCGCAAAGAGCTGGTGCAGCTGGTTCAGGCGAAGCGTCATGTGGTGGTGGATTTCAGCTTCTGGCAGCGGCAGCGCCGGGATGATTACAAGCAGCTGATCGGGGAGTATGGCGGGAAATGGGCTGTGATCTTCCTCAAGGTACAGCCTGAAGAGCTACGGCGGCGGCTCCTGTTAAGAAGCGAGCGGATGGATGCCAATGCGGCATTCACCATTACCGATGAGATTCTGACCCGTTTCCTGAACGGATTCGAGACTCCGGCTGGAGAAGGGGAATGGGTCGTTGAAGCGTGA